One window from the genome of Bdellovibrio sp. NC01 encodes:
- the phnE gene encoding phosphonate ABC transporter, permease protein PhnE, whose product MFRRTVFDSVLGAFVLGIITIAAFAITDEQLLNLTRDLLYVILFLGISAAVSLVLRSRKVATLGDVLFKTVPVNEIHSWYRSFWGWQLVISLLLAFVVALMKTQFSFIELFDQNGFAGAVRLFKGLLNPNWDVLPRAVINIIETIFMAFLATAFAIPVAFVLSFFSAKNIMRGPAAYSVYLALRTLLNVTRSIEALIWAIIFSVWVGIGPFAGMLALMIHSVASLAKQYSEMVESVEEGPLEAIESTGANKLQTIWYAIVPQVLLPYISFTVYRWDINVRMATVIGLVGGGGIGTMLVQYQGQAMWREVGCIIVVIAVVVWALDQASAYIREALK is encoded by the coding sequence ATGTTTCGACGGACGGTCTTTGATAGCGTTCTTGGCGCTTTTGTATTGGGAATTATCACAATCGCTGCATTCGCGATCACGGATGAGCAGTTGTTGAATCTGACACGCGACTTGCTTTACGTGATTTTATTTTTAGGAATAAGTGCCGCTGTCAGTCTTGTACTGCGCTCGCGCAAAGTTGCAACTTTGGGTGATGTTTTATTTAAAACAGTTCCGGTGAATGAAATCCATTCGTGGTATCGCAGCTTCTGGGGGTGGCAACTGGTGATCAGCTTGCTGCTGGCCTTCGTCGTGGCCTTAATGAAAACGCAGTTTTCGTTTATCGAATTGTTTGATCAAAACGGGTTTGCAGGAGCTGTCAGACTTTTTAAAGGTTTGCTCAATCCAAATTGGGACGTGCTACCTCGTGCAGTGATTAACATCATTGAAACAATCTTCATGGCGTTCTTAGCAACCGCTTTCGCAATTCCGGTGGCGTTTGTATTGAGTTTTTTTAGCGCAAAAAATATCATGCGTGGACCTGCGGCTTATTCGGTGTACTTAGCTTTAAGAACATTGTTGAATGTGACGCGTTCGATTGAAGCATTGATCTGGGCGATTATTTTTTCCGTGTGGGTCGGCATCGGACCGTTCGCAGGAATGCTGGCATTGATGATTCATTCTGTGGCCTCCTTAGCAAAACAGTATTCTGAAATGGTCGAATCCGTTGAAGAGGGTCCGCTTGAAGCAATCGAGTCCACGGGTGCAAATAAACTGCAAACAATTTGGTATGCGATTGTTCCTCAAGTGCTATTGCCGTATATTTCATTTACGGTCTATCGCTGGGATATCAATGTGCGAATGGCGACAGTGATCGGGCTTGTCGGTGGTGGCGGTATCGGCACAATGCTGGTGCAGTATCAGGGACAAGCAATGTGGCGCGAAGTGGGATGTATCATCGTCGTGATCGCAGTTGTGGTGTGGGCGCTTGATCAAGCCTCCGCTTACATCCGCGAAGCACTGAAGTAA
- the phnC gene encoding phosphonate ABC transporter ATP-binding protein, whose translation MVSTTLLAVKDLKKTYPNGVQALRGVSFDVQQGEFLVVIGLSGSGKSTLMRCLNRLQEPTSGSIQFQGQDIGKIEKREEIRSLRRKMGMIFQHFNLIPRQSVLKNVLMGKLGQKKTLQSILGIFSQAEKDEALKNLKLVGIAEKAHLRADQLSGGQKQRVAIARALTQNPTLLLADEPVASLDPATCHVVMDYLKKVNQELGLTVIANLHFLSLVRKYATRVIALKDGEIVFTGKPEEITNEWFQKIYGEGAQDVSTDGL comes from the coding sequence ATAGTGAGCACGACTTTATTGGCCGTTAAAGATTTAAAGAAAACTTATCCGAACGGAGTGCAGGCTCTACGCGGAGTCAGTTTTGATGTGCAACAAGGAGAATTCCTTGTTGTGATCGGTCTCAGTGGTTCCGGTAAATCTACATTAATGAGATGTCTGAATCGTTTGCAAGAGCCCACATCAGGCAGCATTCAGTTCCAAGGACAAGACATCGGCAAAATTGAAAAGCGCGAAGAGATCCGTTCGCTTCGCCGCAAAATGGGGATGATCTTTCAGCATTTCAATTTGATTCCACGTCAGAGCGTTTTGAAAAACGTTTTGATGGGCAAGCTCGGGCAGAAGAAAACTCTGCAAAGTATTTTAGGAATTTTCTCGCAAGCTGAAAAAGATGAAGCGCTTAAGAATTTAAAACTTGTAGGGATCGCGGAAAAAGCGCACCTGCGTGCCGATCAACTTTCAGGCGGGCAGAAACAACGTGTCGCTATTGCGCGTGCACTGACGCAGAACCCGACATTGTTGTTAGCGGATGAACCGGTCGCTTCATTAGATCCCGCAACTTGTCATGTCGTGATGGACTATCTGAAAAAAGTAAATCAAGAGTTGGGTTTAACGGTCATAGCGAACCTGCACTTTCTGTCGTTAGTTCGTAAATATGCAACTCGCGTGATTGCTTTGAAAGACGGCGAAATTGTCTTCACAGGTAAACCTGAAGAAATCACGAATGAATGGTTCCAAAAAATTTACGGGGAGGGCGCACAAGATGTTTCGACGGACGGTCTTTGA
- a CDS encoding phosphate/phosphite/phosphonate ABC transporter substrate-binding protein, translating into MVKHLLALLSVGGGLLLAGCHLKKEALGSAENPIKFHLVPSVDAKVLSDNSKILKDYLEKNTPYKFQITIPQSFVAVVESFGTQRADVAAINTYGYYMAHKAYGVEARLTVIRYGLATYQSEFLARSDSKIKTLKDLHGKKMAFVDPASMSGYLLPLKTLHDKKIEPKATVFAMNHDAVVTMIYQGQVDAGAAYYSPPQDGQIEDARRLVKLQYPDVEQKVKIIELSEPIPNDPIVFRKDIPEEMKEKISDTLLQFVATPEGKKAMDLMLGATNLKKSTDADYDTVREMLKTMVPEKK; encoded by the coding sequence ATGGTGAAACATCTTCTTGCGTTACTCTCTGTCGGCGGCGGTCTTTTGCTTGCTGGATGTCATTTGAAAAAAGAAGCGCTGGGCTCTGCAGAAAATCCGATCAAATTTCATTTGGTGCCGTCAGTCGACGCAAAGGTTTTGTCGGATAATTCAAAAATCCTCAAAGACTATCTAGAGAAGAATACTCCTTACAAATTTCAAATTACTATTCCGCAGTCGTTCGTTGCAGTCGTTGAATCTTTTGGGACACAACGTGCGGATGTCGCTGCAATCAACACTTACGGATACTATATGGCGCACAAGGCCTATGGTGTTGAAGCGCGTCTAACCGTTATTCGCTATGGCCTTGCCACTTACCAGTCTGAATTCTTGGCGCGATCAGATAGTAAAATTAAAACGCTTAAAGATCTGCATGGTAAAAAGATGGCGTTCGTTGATCCGGCATCTATGTCGGGATACTTGCTGCCGTTAAAAACTTTGCACGACAAAAAGATTGAACCGAAGGCTACAGTGTTCGCGATGAATCATGATGCTGTTGTGACGATGATCTACCAAGGTCAAGTGGATGCAGGGGCGGCTTACTATTCGCCACCACAAGATGGACAAATCGAAGATGCGCGTCGTTTGGTGAAGTTGCAATATCCTGATGTCGAGCAAAAAGTAAAAATCATTGAATTGTCTGAACCTATTCCTAACGATCCAATCGTTTTCCGTAAAGATATTCCTGAAGAGATGAAGGAAAAGATCAGCGACACGCTTTTGCAGTTTGTGGCGACTCCAGAGGGAAAAAAGGCCATGGACTTGATGTTGGGTGCGACGAATCTTAAGAAATCAACGGATGCAGATTACGACACAGTTCGTGAGATGTTGAAAACGATGGTTCCGGAGAAAAAATAG
- a CDS encoding HAD family hydrolase — protein sequence MLEALLVNIQNISAKGAKCLAVFDLDSTLFDVSPRLERILLDFAAEPEFQKRFPEQVALFKGIKTRHTDWGFTNALQRIGLDGKHPDFEEALHDYWYERFFSNEYLEFDHPSEGAVEFVKDVVEAGAEIAYLTGRDVQRMGPGSESVLRKWNFPINDRARLILKPHKSMDDAEFKTDWIVGEVNQNKFEKIYFFDNEPVILHRMNDKCPQVQIYFLDTTHSGKAHPPENLPRLLNFLRNPKGS from the coding sequence ATGCTAGAGGCTCTTCTTGTCAATATTCAGAATATTTCAGCCAAGGGAGCAAAGTGCCTTGCGGTCTTTGACTTGGATTCAACACTTTTCGACGTGAGTCCACGTTTAGAGCGTATCCTGCTTGATTTCGCTGCTGAACCCGAATTTCAAAAACGTTTTCCCGAACAAGTCGCACTTTTTAAAGGCATTAAGACTCGCCACACAGACTGGGGCTTTACCAATGCTTTACAAAGAATTGGTCTAGATGGAAAGCATCCCGATTTCGAAGAAGCTCTTCATGATTATTGGTATGAGCGTTTCTTTTCCAACGAATATCTTGAATTCGATCATCCTTCTGAAGGCGCTGTCGAGTTTGTAAAGGACGTTGTCGAAGCCGGCGCCGAAATCGCGTACCTTACCGGCCGTGATGTGCAACGCATGGGACCTGGTTCTGAATCTGTTTTGCGTAAATGGAATTTTCCTATCAATGATCGCGCCCGTTTGATTTTGAAACCGCACAAGTCGATGGACGACGCGGAATTCAAAACCGACTGGATCGTCGGCGAAGTGAATCAGAACAAGTTCGAAAAAATTTATTTCTTTGATAACGAGCCGGTGATTCTTCACCGCATGAATGACAAATGCCCGCAGGTGCAAATTTATTTCCTTGATACGACTCATTCAGGTAAAGCTCATCCGCCAGAAAATCTTCCGCGCCTGTTGAATTTTCTGCGCAACCCAAAGGGGTCTTAA
- a CDS encoding SAM-dependent methyltransferase — translation MLYLVATPIGDTNEISLRALDILRESEIIICESTKEASKLLRSHGITGKKYEVLDEHSTADDKAALVPLCAEKQVALVTDCGTPGFCDPGADLVRLCRQKNIQVKSVLGASALMGLLSLSGQRLDEFVFRGFLPAETESRGKALRELTKEKRATIIMDTPYRLKKTLNDMKEHFSNRRFLLTLNLSQEDETVLDGNIDSLIAKNPFEKAEFMLLIYPA, via the coding sequence ATGTTATACCTAGTTGCCACACCTATCGGCGACACGAATGAGATTTCATTGCGTGCTCTAGATATTCTTCGCGAAAGTGAAATCATCATTTGCGAAAGCACGAAAGAAGCTTCGAAGCTTCTGCGCTCGCACGGCATCACTGGCAAGAAGTACGAAGTTCTTGATGAACACTCGACTGCTGATGATAAAGCGGCTTTGGTTCCTTTGTGTGCAGAAAAGCAAGTAGCATTGGTGACTGATTGTGGGACTCCGGGGTTCTGTGATCCAGGCGCTGATCTTGTGCGTTTGTGTCGTCAAAAGAATATTCAGGTGAAATCAGTCTTGGGTGCTTCGGCCCTTATGGGTTTGTTGTCTTTAAGTGGCCAACGCTTAGACGAATTTGTGTTTCGTGGCTTCTTGCCGGCCGAAACGGAATCTCGTGGTAAAGCTTTGCGTGAATTGACGAAAGAAAAGCGCGCGACGATTATCATGGATACTCCTTATCGTTTGAAAAAAACCTTGAACGATATGAAAGAGCATTTTTCTAATCGCCGCTTCCTTCTGACTTTGAATTTATCACAAGAAGACGAAACGGTTCTTGATGGCAATATCGATTCATTGATCGCGAAGAATCCTTTTGAAAAAGCAGAATTCATGCTGCTGATTTATCCTGCTTAA
- the hrpB gene encoding ATP-dependent helicase HrpB produces the protein MNKITLPVDDFINEIQNKLRSGNNLVITAAPGAGKTTRLPPALLQIVAKKIIVLEPRRMAAIAAAHRIAEENGWQVGEEVGYQVRFANKTSAKTRLIFMTEALLARQMLDDPELSDVDLVILDEFHERSMHVDLALGLLKELQELGRDIKLLVMSATLEAEKISAYLGDCPVISVPGKLFELNTIYQKNSQVLQTSPAFYDNLVATVKEATGKTDKDVLVFLPGVGEIERTKNLLEDWASGRGIELVILHGTLGLEDQRKALQKTSSQRVILSTNIAESSVTLDGVNTVIDSGLAKNMKQDYRTGFSRLELGRISLSSAIQRAGRAARQFPGVSYRMWNKMDELSFTKSETAEIQRVDLTESLLFLAAQGVSDFQNFSWFEKPNSIAIEKALQYLRLAKALTAENKITDLGKQILHFPLPVRLAKLVLVSIQRDCPALGADLAALLQERDILRKDSSHAFLGDKTECDLTVRLEILQQYRKSGKAPKEAGFFSLQTVDQSAKQILALAKKIASTKTQKESDDLETRTLLLKAFPDRLCRRRGSSERALMVGGRGVKLQQDSLVKTSEFFVALNGVEGSSDAETMVSLACGFSKDFILSHFKEDIEKVKDVTFLEEKGQFFIREYRSLFGLPLEEPSLSPASKQDVEEKLPQVLVEKWDLVLKNNDGLASWWQRLEFYRRHEGLSFENKIEQLKLEAFTQAAMGESKLQTIFEKDLVFFFENVFPSDFVQTLRKELPDKIEVPSRSRIKVIYPEDKAPYLEVRIQEVFGLQETPKLLNGKIPVTFHLLGPNFRPVQVTSNLESFWKNGYPEVRKELRIKYPKHQWPEDPADGTPEAKGRRRH, from the coding sequence ATGAACAAGATTACTTTGCCCGTTGATGACTTCATCAACGAGATCCAAAACAAACTGCGCAGTGGTAATAACTTAGTCATTACTGCCGCACCGGGTGCGGGTAAGACAACTCGCTTACCGCCCGCTTTGTTACAGATCGTCGCAAAGAAGATCATTGTCCTTGAACCACGTCGTATGGCTGCAATTGCCGCCGCCCATCGTATTGCTGAAGAAAATGGTTGGCAGGTTGGTGAAGAAGTCGGTTACCAAGTTCGTTTTGCGAATAAAACTTCTGCAAAAACTCGTCTGATTTTTATGACGGAAGCTTTATTGGCCAGACAGATGTTGGACGATCCTGAATTAAGTGATGTCGATCTGGTTATTCTTGATGAGTTTCACGAACGTTCCATGCACGTCGATTTAGCTCTAGGTTTACTCAAAGAATTGCAAGAACTGGGTCGCGATATTAAGTTGCTTGTGATGTCGGCGACACTCGAAGCGGAAAAAATCTCTGCCTATCTCGGGGATTGCCCTGTGATTTCCGTTCCCGGAAAATTGTTTGAGCTAAATACGATCTATCAAAAAAACTCGCAAGTGCTGCAAACCTCACCGGCTTTTTATGACAATCTTGTTGCAACAGTAAAAGAAGCGACTGGCAAAACAGACAAAGACGTCCTTGTGTTCCTGCCTGGCGTTGGCGAAATTGAGCGCACTAAAAATCTCTTAGAGGATTGGGCCAGCGGTCGCGGCATTGAACTTGTGATCTTGCATGGAACATTAGGCTTGGAAGATCAGCGAAAAGCCTTACAGAAAACATCATCGCAAAGAGTGATTTTATCAACCAACATCGCAGAATCTTCGGTCACACTTGATGGTGTGAATACGGTTATTGATTCGGGTCTTGCGAAAAACATGAAACAAGATTATCGCACCGGCTTTTCTCGTCTTGAGTTAGGTCGCATTAGTTTATCAAGCGCCATTCAGCGTGCGGGCCGTGCCGCCAGACAGTTTCCTGGTGTCAGTTACCGTATGTGGAATAAAATGGATGAACTTTCATTCACAAAAAGTGAAACCGCTGAAATTCAGCGTGTGGATCTGACAGAAAGTTTATTGTTTCTTGCCGCTCAAGGTGTCAGTGATTTCCAAAATTTCTCGTGGTTTGAAAAGCCCAACAGCATCGCGATTGAAAAAGCCTTGCAGTATTTGCGTTTGGCAAAAGCACTGACTGCAGAAAATAAAATTACGGATCTGGGAAAACAAATTCTGCACTTTCCTCTTCCTGTGCGTTTGGCAAAGCTTGTTTTAGTTTCGATTCAACGTGACTGCCCTGCTTTGGGCGCCGACCTTGCGGCCTTACTGCAAGAACGCGATATTCTTCGTAAAGACTCCTCCCATGCGTTCCTGGGAGATAAAACGGAGTGTGATCTGACTGTACGTTTAGAAATCTTGCAACAGTATCGCAAATCCGGCAAAGCCCCCAAAGAAGCTGGATTCTTTTCTTTGCAGACTGTCGATCAATCCGCGAAACAAATTCTGGCGCTCGCAAAGAAAATCGCAAGCACCAAGACTCAAAAAGAATCTGACGATCTTGAAACACGCACGTTATTGCTAAAAGCCTTCCCCGATCGCCTATGCCGTCGCAGAGGAAGCTCTGAACGTGCCCTGATGGTTGGTGGTCGCGGTGTGAAACTGCAACAAGATTCGCTCGTTAAAACATCTGAATTCTTCGTCGCTTTAAATGGCGTGGAAGGTTCTAGCGATGCGGAAACCATGGTCAGCCTTGCTTGTGGCTTTAGCAAAGATTTCATCCTTTCGCACTTTAAAGAAGACATCGAAAAAGTCAAAGACGTCACTTTCTTAGAGGAAAAAGGTCAATTTTTCATTCGCGAATACAGATCCTTGTTCGGCCTTCCTTTAGAAGAACCCAGTCTGTCGCCAGCCTCAAAACAAGATGTCGAAGAAAAGTTGCCCCAAGTCTTAGTTGAAAAATGGGATCTGGTTTTAAAAAATAACGACGGCCTTGCAAGCTGGTGGCAACGCTTAGAGTTTTATCGCCGTCATGAAGGACTTTCTTTCGAAAACAAAATCGAACAATTAAAACTTGAAGCCTTCACGCAAGCTGCGATGGGCGAAAGCAAACTGCAAACGATCTTCGAAAAAGACCTCGTCTTCTTTTTTGAAAATGTATTTCCTTCTGATTTCGTGCAGACCTTAAGAAAAGAACTCCCCGACAAAATCGAAGTTCCAAGTCGTAGCCGCATCAAAGTCATCTACCCAGAAGACAAAGCTCCATATTTAGAAGTGCGCATTCAAGAAGTTTTTGGCCTACAAGAAACACCAAAGCTACTGAACGGAAAAATTCCAGTAACCTTCCACTTATTGGGACCAAACTTCCGCCCCGTGCAAGTCACGTCAAATTTAGAAAGCTTTTGGAAAAACGGTTACCCGGAAGTGCGCAAAGAATTGCGTATCAAATACCCAAAACACCAATGGCCCGAAGATCCGGCCGACGGAACGCCCGAAGCCAAAGGTCGCCGACGTCACTAA
- the rpsD gene encoding 30S ribosomal protein S4, with translation MNRKGKSPRFKKQRRLLMELPGLGKAGAMERKPYPPGQHGQRRRKYSEFGLQLEEKQKLRLHYNVREEQFRRFIKKAQKSSNTNWVDSLVNLLEKRLDNVVFRLGFAPSIPAAKQMVSHGKVLVNGKKVNISSQIIKVGDVISLKADAYENQVYLQAKQNPRLPLPSFMSKEEKGGVETGRLTDEPNIEAVPFTFDAGLVISYYSLRG, from the coding sequence ATGAACAGAAAAGGTAAATCACCTCGTTTCAAAAAACAAAGACGTCTTCTGATGGAACTTCCAGGCTTGGGTAAAGCGGGAGCCATGGAAAGAAAGCCTTATCCTCCAGGTCAACACGGGCAACGTCGCCGTAAATATTCTGAATTCGGTTTGCAACTTGAAGAGAAACAAAAACTTCGTTTGCACTACAACGTGCGTGAAGAACAATTCCGTCGCTTCATCAAAAAAGCTCAGAAGTCTTCAAACACGAACTGGGTTGATTCATTGGTTAACTTGCTTGAAAAACGTTTGGACAATGTTGTTTTCAGATTGGGCTTTGCGCCAAGCATTCCTGCTGCGAAACAAATGGTTTCTCACGGTAAAGTTTTGGTTAACGGTAAAAAAGTTAACATCTCTTCGCAAATCATTAAAGTGGGCGATGTTATCTCGTTGAAAGCGGATGCTTACGAAAACCAAGTTTATCTTCAAGCGAAACAAAACCCACGTCTTCCATTGCCATCATTCATGTCAAAAGAAGAAAAAGGTGGAGTTGAAACGGGTCGTTTGACGGATGAACCAAACATTGAAGCAGTGCCGTTCACATTCGACGCAGGTCTTGTGATCAGCTACTACTCTTTACGTGGTTAA
- a CDS encoding DUF962 domain-containing protein, translating into MKTLEQWYAEYSESHQNPLNRKIHKVCVPAIFFSIVGLLIQIPISLGPLRLGEVILAIALGWYMTLGRKAFLMMVGQVIGSYVLLYILGHLMHPVWPLLIAIFVVAWIGQFYGHKVEGKKPSFFKDLQFLLIGPLWVWTH; encoded by the coding sequence ATGAAAACTCTGGAGCAGTGGTACGCCGAATACAGTGAAAGCCACCAAAACCCTTTGAATCGCAAGATTCATAAAGTGTGCGTTCCAGCGATTTTCTTTTCGATTGTGGGTCTATTGATTCAAATTCCTATCAGTCTTGGTCCACTCCGCTTAGGTGAGGTGATCCTTGCTATCGCGCTCGGTTGGTACATGACTTTGGGTAGAAAAGCCTTCCTGATGATGGTGGGGCAAGTCATTGGCAGCTATGTTTTGCTCTATATTTTAGGACATTTGATGCATCCGGTTTGGCCGCTTCTGATTGCGATCTTTGTTGTCGCATGGATCGGGCAGTTCTATGGGCATAAAGTAGAAGGTAAAAAGCCTTCATTTTTCAAAGACTTACAGTTTCTTTTGATCGGTCCGTTGTGGGTGTGGACTCATTAG
- the cysE gene encoding serine O-acetyltransferase yields MFKRISELLHTYKNYDPAAKSLLEIALLYPGPKALLCHRVAHFFYGNKLFFCARLVAEISRWMTGIEIHPGATIGRRLVIDHGVGVVIGETAVIGNDCIIFHGVTLGGTKFNPIKRHPTVGNKVLIGTGAKVLGPLTVGDGAVIGANAVVVKDVPAGAVMVGPLAQAKG; encoded by the coding sequence ATGTTTAAACGTATTTCTGAATTGCTTCACACATATAAAAACTACGATCCGGCAGCGAAATCGTTGCTGGAGATCGCGCTTTTATATCCGGGCCCGAAGGCGTTGTTATGCCATCGTGTCGCACACTTTTTCTATGGCAATAAATTGTTCTTCTGTGCTCGTTTGGTTGCGGAAATTTCGCGCTGGATGACGGGCATTGAAATTCATCCGGGTGCGACGATTGGTCGTCGTCTGGTGATCGATCATGGTGTGGGTGTGGTGATTGGTGAAACGGCTGTGATCGGTAACGATTGCATCATCTTCCACGGCGTCACTTTGGGTGGAACAAAATTCAATCCGATCAAACGTCATCCAACTGTAGGAAATAAAGTTCTTATCGGAACAGGCGCAAAAGTTTTGGGTCCACTGACTGTCGGTGATGGCGCCGTTATTGGTGCAAACGCCGTTGTCGTGAAAGACGTTCCAGCCGGTGCTGTGATGGTCGGCCCGTTGGCGCAAGCAAAAGGATAA
- a CDS encoding 3'-5' exoribonuclease YhaM family protein, with amino-acid sequence MDKKTVHSLQDKDNVDHLFLVKEKTVATGKNGRPFMGLQLGDATGNIDARLWDRVEELSREFEIGDILKVKGQVQLFQNRKQLIVHRLERVDSSTVNFEDFIPKTSRNSEDMLAELTVLVRSMKNDNLRQLILDTLEDPEIRPKLMRAPAAKSIHHAWIGGLLEHILSIAKIMDFMGNHYPFLNRDLLLFGAIYHDIGKIWELSYDNGISYTNRGRLIGHMEIACELIDKKASRILGFSEELRDICKHIILSHHGKLEYGSPKRPKFLEAMVIAMVDDFDSKVATLKTLIEAERGSGEKWSRYNELFDRYFLLDDLNEKF; translated from the coding sequence ATGGATAAAAAAACCGTTCACAGCCTTCAAGACAAAGACAATGTCGATCACTTGTTCTTAGTTAAAGAAAAGACGGTGGCCACTGGTAAAAATGGCCGACCATTTATGGGTCTGCAATTAGGTGATGCCACTGGCAACATCGATGCTCGTTTGTGGGACCGTGTTGAAGAACTTTCTCGCGAATTTGAAATTGGCGATATTTTAAAAGTAAAAGGCCAAGTTCAACTTTTCCAAAATCGCAAGCAGTTGATCGTGCATCGCTTAGAGCGTGTCGATTCTTCGACTGTAAATTTTGAAGACTTTATTCCAAAGACATCACGCAATTCTGAAGACATGTTGGCAGAGCTGACTGTCCTTGTGCGTTCGATGAAGAACGATAATCTTCGTCAGTTAATTTTAGACACTTTGGAAGATCCAGAAATTCGCCCGAAACTGATGCGTGCTCCAGCAGCGAAATCAATCCATCACGCGTGGATTGGTGGTTTGCTTGAACATATCTTGTCGATTGCGAAGATCATGGATTTTATGGGCAACCATTATCCATTCTTGAATCGTGATTTGCTTTTATTCGGCGCGATCTATCACGATATCGGTAAGATCTGGGAACTGTCTTACGACAACGGAATTTCATACACAAATCGGGGGCGCCTGATTGGTCACATGGAAATTGCTTGTGAACTGATCGATAAAAAAGCGTCACGCATTTTGGGGTTCAGCGAAGAGCTTCGCGATATCTGTAAACATATTATTTTAAGTCACCACGGAAAACTGGAATACGGTTCTCCGAAGCGTCCTAAATTCCTAGAGGCGATGGTGATTGCAATGGTCGACGACTTTGATAGCAAAGTTGCGACGTTAAAGACACTGATCGAGGCCGAACGTGGTTCCGGCGAGAAATGGTCTCGCTATAATGAACTCTTCGACCGTTATTTCCTACTCGATGATCTGAATGAGAAGTTTTAA